Proteins encoded within one genomic window of Elusimicrobiota bacterium:
- the guaA gene encoding glutamine-hydrolyzing GMP synthase, giving the protein MILILDFGSQYTQLIARRVRELKVYCEIHPYNYDISNLKSQIKGIILSGGPSSVYEKDAPKCDKEIYNLSIPILGICYGMQLFTQELGGNVQHSVQREYGFAQLKVIKKDKLFNGFTNNPIIKSSNKPTTVWMSHGDKVTKLAPGFSVLASTPNTKYAVAANFDKKIYGLQFHPEVKHTPHGKELIKNFVFGICNEKPDWTMHSFIQREKKEIKEKAGNNYVICAMSGGVDSSVVAVLSYLALGRRLYCVFVDNGLLRWGEKERVEKIFGKIFRNKLIIRDAKKLFLKNLEGVTEPERKRKIIGKTFIDVFEQCIKSLNPKYLIQGTLYPDVIESVSVKGPSATIKTHHNVGGLPEKMKMKLIEPLRFLFKDEVRELGKELRVPKEILTRHPFPGPGLAVRILGEVTEERLTIVRHADRIVEEEILKYPGLYEKLWQAFAVLLPVKSVGVMGDQRTYENAIAVRIVESVDAMTADWAKVPYEVLNRISNRIINEVKHVNRVVYDISSKPPATIEWE; this is encoded by the coding sequence ATGATACTGATTTTAGATTTTGGGTCGCAGTATACTCAACTGATAGCTCGAAGAGTACGTGAGTTAAAGGTTTATTGCGAAATACACCCGTATAATTATGATATCTCGAATTTGAAATCTCAAATTAAAGGGATTATCTTATCTGGCGGGCCATCGAGCGTATATGAAAAAGACGCTCCAAAATGCGACAAAGAAATTTATAATTTGAGCATACCAATATTAGGTATTTGTTACGGAATGCAGTTATTTACCCAGGAATTAGGCGGCAACGTACAACATTCAGTCCAGCGGGAATACGGTTTTGCTCAATTAAAGGTAATTAAAAAAGATAAATTATTTAATGGTTTTACTAATAATCCAATTATCAAATCATCCAATAAGCCAACTACAGTTTGGATGTCACATGGAGATAAAGTAACAAAACTAGCGCCGGGTTTCAGCGTTCTGGCTTCCACGCCAAACACGAAATACGCAGTGGCCGCTAATTTTGATAAAAAAATCTACGGCCTGCAGTTCCATCCCGAGGTCAAACATACGCCTCATGGGAAAGAGCTTATAAAGAATTTTGTTTTCGGCATTTGCAACGAAAAACCTGACTGGACCATGCATTCCTTTATTCAACGCGAAAAAAAGGAAATAAAAGAGAAAGCCGGCAATAATTATGTAATCTGCGCTATGTCCGGCGGAGTGGATTCTTCCGTTGTAGCGGTCCTCTCTTATTTAGCGTTAGGCCGCAGGCTCTACTGTGTTTTTGTTGACAACGGGCTGCTCCGCTGGGGGGAAAAAGAAAGAGTTGAAAAAATATTCGGAAAAATATTCAGGAATAAATTAATAATAAGAGATGCAAAAAAACTGTTTTTAAAAAACCTGGAAGGTGTAACAGAACCGGAAAGAAAACGCAAAATTATCGGCAAAACATTTATAGATGTTTTTGAACAATGCATCAAAAGTCTTAACCCAAAATACCTTATCCAGGGGACTTTGTATCCTGATGTTATTGAAAGTGTTTCTGTTAAAGGCCCTTCGGCAACAATAAAAACACATCACAATGTCGGCGGGTTGCCGGAAAAGATGAAAATGAAACTGATTGAGCCCTTGCGCTTCCTTTTTAAAGATGAAGTACGCGAATTAGGCAAAGAATTAAGAGTTCCAAAAGAAATATTGACCAGGCATCCGTTTCCCGGCCCTGGCCTTGCAGTGAGAATACTCGGAGAAGTAACTGAGGAACGACTAACTATTGTACGCCACGCAGACAGAATAGTCGAAGAAGAGATCCTGAAATATCCCGGATTATATGAAAAACTCTGGCAGGCGTTTGCCGTTCTTCTGCCGGTAAAAAGCGTCGGTGTTATGGGTGACCAGAGAACCTATGAAAACGCTATAGCCGTAAGGATTGTGGAATCAGTTGATGCTATGACTGCAGACTGGGCGAAAGTTCCTTATGAAGTGCTTAACAGGATATCAAACCGCATAATAAATGAAGTTAAACATGTAAACAGAGTTGTTTACGATATTAGTTCAAAACCCCCTGCTACGATTGAGTGGGAATAG
- a CDS encoding GuaB3 family IMP dehydrogenase-related protein produces the protein MTYFIGHKKEARRSYGFDEVAIVPGNITIDPEEVDISVKFGPHKLKLPFLASAMDGVVDPDLAIGFNKCGGLAVLNLEGIYTRYDNYEDVLNELVTAPLDKTTDVIQRLYKEPIKEKLIAKRIKEIKKGSSICAVSCGPNNAERFSKIAQEAGASIFVIQVTILTVKHIAKNYKPVDLKKVISGVKIPVILGNCVNYDSALELMDTGCVGILVGIGPGSACTTRGVLGIGVPQVTATVDCAQARDYYFKQTGKYVNIITDGGMNTSGDICKAFVSGADAIMLGSAFARAKEAPGRGYHWGMAMPHRFLPRGTRIHVGTTGSIKEILLGPARVDDGTQNIAGALQTCMGNIGAASIKEMQLAKLIIAPDIKSEGKLLQKAQKVGMGK, from the coding sequence ATGACTTATTTCATCGGCCACAAGAAAGAAGCAAGAAGATCTTACGGTTTTGACGAAGTAGCGATCGTGCCGGGAAACATAACCATTGACCCGGAGGAAGTTGACATTTCAGTAAAATTTGGGCCTCATAAATTAAAACTGCCGTTTTTAGCCAGCGCTATGGACGGCGTTGTTGACCCTGATCTTGCTATCGGTTTTAATAAATGCGGAGGCCTTGCTGTTTTGAACCTTGAAGGTATTTATACCAGATATGACAATTATGAGGACGTTTTAAATGAACTGGTTACCGCCCCCCTGGATAAAACAACCGATGTGATTCAAAGACTTTACAAAGAACCGATAAAGGAAAAATTAATAGCAAAGAGAATAAAAGAAATTAAAAAAGGAAGTTCTATCTGCGCTGTTTCCTGCGGGCCGAATAACGCGGAAAGATTTTCAAAAATTGCCCAGGAAGCCGGCGCCAGCATTTTTGTAATCCAGGTAACAATACTTACAGTAAAGCATATTGCAAAAAATTATAAGCCCGTTGACCTCAAAAAAGTTATTTCCGGAGTAAAAATACCGGTAATACTTGGGAATTGCGTTAATTACGATTCAGCCCTTGAATTGATGGATACCGGCTGCGTAGGTATTTTAGTAGGAATCGGACCGGGTTCAGCTTGTACAACCCGAGGGGTATTGGGAATCGGCGTGCCGCAGGTAACGGCTACCGTTGACTGCGCGCAGGCGCGCGATTATTATTTCAAGCAGACAGGAAAGTATGTAAATATTATTACTGATGGCGGCATGAATACCAGCGGCGATATTTGTAAAGCATTTGTTTCAGGTGCTGATGCGATTATGCTTGGCAGCGCTTTTGCCCGGGCAAAGGAAGCTCCCGGAAGAGGTTATCACTGGGGCATGGCCATGCCTCACCGGTTCCTGCCCAGAGGGACAAGAATTCATGTAGGCACAACGGGAAGCATTAAAGAGATTCTTTTGGGGCCTGCCAGAGTTGATGACGGCACCCAGAATATTGCCGGAGCTTTGCAGACCTGTATGGGAAATATAGGCGCGGCCAGCATAAAAGAAATGCAGCTGGCGAAACTTATTATAGCGCCGGATATAAAATCCGAAGGCAAACTTTTACAGAAAGCTCAAAAAGTAGGAATGGGGAAGTAG
- the purQ gene encoding phosphoribosylformylglycinamidine synthase I, producing the protein MGKSKVIILRTAGTNCDKETSYAFKLAGADTVDLVHINKLFAKERKLSNYNIIAIPGGFSYGDDISAGKVFANKLIYQLSKDIKEFINAGKLVIGICNGFQVLVKTGLLDSWAEQEQTLSFNDSAKFECRWINLKVNPKCESIWTRDMPDIIKLPIAHAEGKFIPKDELVITEIEKNNRIAFQYCDEDGNSGEYPINPNGSALSIAGICDKTGRVLGMMPHPERFVSRYQFAQWTSQKEMPNEGRGLQIFRNAINYVKNDL; encoded by the coding sequence GTGGGAAAATCAAAAGTAATTATACTTAGAACAGCAGGAACAAATTGTGATAAAGAAACCAGCTATGCGTTCAAACTAGCCGGCGCTGATACCGTAGACTTGGTTCACATCAATAAATTGTTCGCAAAAGAGCGCAAACTCTCAAACTATAATATTATCGCAATACCCGGGGGTTTTTCTTACGGGGATGACATTTCAGCCGGAAAAGTTTTTGCAAACAAACTTATTTATCAGCTGTCAAAAGACATTAAGGAATTTATAAATGCAGGTAAACTTGTTATAGGTATTTGCAATGGTTTTCAAGTTCTGGTAAAAACAGGTTTGCTTGATTCCTGGGCTGAGCAGGAACAGACATTGAGTTTTAATGATTCTGCGAAATTTGAGTGCCGTTGGATAAATCTTAAAGTTAACCCGAAATGTGAAAGTATCTGGACCAGGGATATGCCTGATATTATAAAACTGCCGATTGCTCATGCTGAAGGAAAATTTATTCCTAAAGATGAGCTTGTAATAACAGAAATAGAAAAGAATAACAGGATAGCTTTTCAGTATTGTGATGAGGATGGCAACTCTGGAGAATATCCAATAAACCCTAATGGATCGGCTTTGAGTATTGCAGGTATCTGCGATAAAACCGGCCGGGTATTGGGCATGATGCCTCACCCGGAAAGGTTTGTTTCCAGGTATCAATTTGCGCAGTGGACTTCGCAGAAAGAAATGCCAAACGAAGGCCGCGGCCTGCAAATTTTCAGAAATGCTATTAATTATGTCAAAAATGACTTATAA
- the purL gene encoding phosphoribosylformylglycinamidine synthase subunit PurL → MNVTTRIEIINASEKELESISRKSLLSLNLVEMKAVQDYFKKIGRNPTDIEIETIAQTWSEHCKHKTLSASVDFVENGKRRTYGNLLKETVFKATKELNKKWCISVFKDNAGIIEFDKDYGIAFKVETHNHPSALEPYGGAGTGIGGVIRDIIGVGLGAKPIMNTDIFCFGPIDYPHDKIKGNVLHPRRIMKGVVSGVRDYGNRMGIPTTNGAILFDEGYVLNPLVYCGTVGIIPKSKCFKKVSPGEIIVAVGGKTGRDGIHGATFSSIELDKDTEISAVQIGNPIVEKKVLDTILQARDLGLYTALTDCGAGGFSSAIGELGSECGAKVFIDKAPLKYEGLLPWEIWLSEAQERMVLSVPKKNIKKIVEIFESENVEATILGEFTNTGKLEVFYKKERICDLSMQFMHEGVPKRHLKAVWNDKPQTDNRKINIKDNLGTTLKKILSMPNVCSKEWVIRQYDHEVQGQTVLKPLQGKNYGPGDACVMWPQRERGSSYKGFAVSCGLNPNYGKIDPYAMAASGIDEALRNIVAVGGDLGKTALLDNYCWGSPNKNDQLAGLIRASQACYDMSKIYETPFISGKDSLYNEYIDENGLSKSIPMTLLISAVSIMDDIRKAVTMDLKKTGNSIYILGKTKNELGGSQLAELYKTKLNSVPRVDAKISRKLMKALGCAIKKGLVESCHDCSDGGLAVTCAEMCFAAGDLGMDIEIARINLGERIAANEVILFSESNSRFIVEVSRENEKEFEKLFKGNAIAKIGSVTRTGNFTVRGLKGEVVIDEDIAGLQSAWKQTLGNL, encoded by the coding sequence ATGAACGTAACAACACGCATAGAAATTATTAACGCAAGTGAAAAAGAACTAGAATCAATCAGCAGAAAGAGCTTGCTGTCCTTAAACCTGGTTGAAATGAAGGCGGTGCAGGATTACTTTAAAAAGATTGGGAGAAACCCGACCGACATTGAAATTGAAACCATCGCGCAAACCTGGTCTGAACACTGCAAACACAAAACGCTTTCGGCAAGCGTTGATTTTGTAGAAAACGGCAAACGCCGTACTTATGGTAACCTTTTAAAAGAAACAGTTTTTAAAGCTACAAAAGAACTAAACAAAAAATGGTGTATTTCAGTTTTTAAAGATAATGCGGGCATTATCGAATTTGATAAAGATTACGGAATAGCCTTCAAAGTAGAAACCCACAACCACCCCAGCGCATTGGAACCTTACGGCGGAGCGGGGACAGGTATAGGCGGAGTTATCCGCGATATAATCGGAGTCGGCCTGGGAGCCAAACCGATAATGAATACAGATATTTTCTGTTTCGGCCCCATAGATTACCCTCATGACAAAATAAAGGGCAACGTGCTTCATCCCAGGAGAATCATGAAAGGCGTTGTCAGTGGTGTAAGAGACTACGGCAACAGAATGGGAATTCCTACAACTAACGGCGCTATACTTTTTGATGAGGGGTATGTATTAAATCCGCTGGTTTATTGCGGAACGGTAGGTATTATCCCGAAGAGCAAATGTTTTAAAAAGGTCTCTCCGGGTGAAATCATTGTTGCTGTTGGCGGCAAAACTGGAAGGGACGGTATTCACGGGGCGACTTTTTCTTCAATTGAATTGGATAAAGATACGGAAATATCCGCTGTGCAAATAGGCAATCCTATTGTTGAAAAGAAGGTCCTTGATACAATCCTGCAAGCAAGGGACTTGGGCCTTTATACGGCGCTTACGGATTGCGGCGCCGGAGGTTTTTCTTCAGCAATCGGGGAATTGGGCAGCGAATGCGGCGCAAAAGTATTCATAGATAAAGCACCTTTAAAATATGAGGGGCTGCTCCCCTGGGAGATTTGGCTTTCTGAAGCGCAGGAGAGAATGGTATTATCCGTTCCAAAGAAAAACATTAAGAAAATCGTGGAAATATTTGAAAGCGAAAATGTTGAAGCAACAATTCTCGGTGAATTCACGAATACAGGAAAACTCGAAGTTTTTTATAAAAAAGAAAGAATCTGTGATTTATCAATGCAATTCATGCACGAAGGCGTTCCTAAAAGGCATTTAAAGGCAGTCTGGAATGATAAGCCTCAAACAGACAACCGCAAAATCAATATAAAGGATAATTTAGGGACTACACTCAAAAAAATTCTCAGCATGCCAAATGTCTGCAGCAAGGAATGGGTAATAAGGCAGTATGACCATGAAGTACAGGGCCAGACTGTTTTGAAACCATTGCAAGGTAAAAATTACGGGCCGGGCGATGCCTGTGTGATGTGGCCGCAGAGGGAACGAGGGAGTTCTTACAAAGGCTTCGCAGTCAGCTGCGGGCTTAACCCGAATTACGGAAAAATTGATCCCTACGCTATGGCTGCCAGCGGCATTGACGAAGCCTTAAGGAACATTGTTGCGGTAGGAGGAGATTTAGGAAAAACCGCTTTGCTTGACAACTATTGCTGGGGGAGCCCGAACAAAAATGACCAGCTGGCGGGCTTGATTAGAGCATCCCAGGCCTGCTATGATATGTCGAAAATATACGAAACTCCTTTTATTTCCGGTAAAGACAGTCTTTATAATGAATATATCGATGAAAACGGGTTAAGCAAATCTATACCGATGACTTTGCTGATTTCTGCAGTTTCCATTATGGATGATATCAGGAAAGCCGTTACGATGGACCTTAAGAAAACAGGCAATTCGATATATATTCTGGGAAAAACAAAAAATGAATTAGGCGGTTCTCAATTGGCCGAGCTTTATAAAACAAAGTTAAATTCTGTTCCAAGGGTGGATGCAAAAATATCTAGAAAATTGATGAAAGCCCTGGGTTGCGCAATAAAAAAAGGATTGGTTGAGTCCTGTCATGACTGCTCGGACGGCGGTTTAGCGGTAACTTGTGCTGAAATGTGCTTCGCAGCCGGGGATTTAGGGATGGATATAGAAATAGCGCGTATAAATTTAGGCGAAAGAATAGCAGCAAATGAAGTTATATTATTTTCAGAGTCAAATTCACGCTTTATTGTAGAAGTTTCAAGGGAAAATGAAAAAGAATTTGAAAAATTATTCAAAGGCAATGCTATAGCCAAAATCGGCTCCGTTACCAGGACCGGAAATTTCACAGTACGCGGATTAAAAGGCGAAGTTGTAATCGATGAAGACATCGCCGGCCTTCAATCTGCCTGGAAACAAACTTTAGGAAACCTTTAA
- a CDS encoding phosphoribosylformylglycinamidine synthase subunit PurS gives MQYKVEIFNKKDIHDGAADNFKKDIADLGVRSAQGADVNSLYLIEGNLSDRDVIIICNKLLADPVTQDFSFKQLKQSEKQIKSSANVFSIEVFCKPGVTDAAGESAKIGISDLGIKGVDSVRTGMKYIVEGITKEETVKISEKLLANKVVHNYTIQ, from the coding sequence ATGCAATACAAAGTAGAAATATTCAACAAGAAAGACATCCATGACGGCGCCGCAGATAACTTTAAGAAAGATATCGCAGACCTAGGGGTCCGCTCGGCCCAAGGCGCGGATGTTAACTCCCTTTATCTGATTGAAGGTAATTTATCCGATAGAGATGTTATAATCATTTGCAATAAATTACTGGCTGATCCTGTAACACAAGATTTCTCATTCAAGCAATTGAAACAGTCCGAAAAACAAATAAAATCATCAGCTAATGTTTTCTCCATTGAAGTCTTTTGTAAACCGGGCGTAACTGATGCGGCCGGGGAAAGCGCAAAAATAGGAATTTCCGACCTGGGAATAAAAGGCGTTGATTCAGTAAGGACAGGGATGAAATATATAGTTGAAGGAATAACAAAAGAGGAAACAGTGAAAATCAGCGAAAAACTACTGGCAAATAAAGTTGTCCATAATTATACAATCCAATGA
- a CDS encoding phosphoribosylglycinamide formyltransferase: MKKYKIGALVSGGGTNLQSIIDACESGSIQGEVAVVISSKKDAFALERAKKRNIPAVFIDRKQCKDINEFSQKVSAELKKRNVHLVCLAGFLLKLSPSLVKEYKNRILNVHPALLPAFGGEGMFGHHVHEAVLASGAKFTGPTVHFVDEDYDRGPIILQAVVPVLDDDCADSLGKRVLAQEHKIYPEAIRLFCENKLEVVGRRVIRRL; encoded by the coding sequence ATGAAAAAATATAAAATCGGGGCGCTGGTATCTGGAGGAGGGACTAACCTGCAATCAATAATTGATGCATGTGAATCTGGTTCTATCCAGGGTGAAGTGGCTGTCGTAATAAGCAGCAAAAAGGACGCTTTCGCATTGGAAAGGGCTAAAAAGCGCAATATTCCAGCAGTTTTCATAGACAGAAAACAATGCAAAGATATAAACGAATTTTCGCAAAAAGTGTCGGCTGAACTTAAAAAAAGGAATGTCCACCTGGTTTGCCTTGCAGGTTTTCTTTTGAAATTATCTCCTTCGCTTGTAAAGGAATACAAGAACAGGATTTTAAACGTTCATCCCGCTCTGTTGCCGGCTTTTGGAGGCGAGGGGATGTTCGGACATCATGTCCATGAAGCGGTGCTGGCGTCAGGCGCAAAATTTACAGGCCCTACAGTTCATTTTGTTGATGAGGACTATGACCGCGGGCCCATAATATTGCAGGCAGTGGTGCCTGTGCTTGACGATGATTGTGCAGATTCGTTGGGTAAAAGAGTTCTGGCTCAGGAACACAAAATATACCCGGAAGCTATTAGGTTATTCTGCGAAAACAAGCTTGAAGTTGTAGGCCGAAGAGTAATAAGGAGACTTTAA
- a CDS encoding phosphoribosylaminoimidazolesuccinocarboxamide synthase, which translates to MNSVIETNLPSLKAYARGKVRDIYDLEDKLLIVASDRISAFDFVLPTPIPDKGKVLSQISKFWFEYFSESVPNHYLSDDLQAYLGNALSKEELEPLKGRSMIVKKAKRLNIECIIRGYLSGSAWKEYRETGKVCEIDIGKNLKESDKLKEPIFTPSIKSMSGHDINITEEQVVNNEGAEITKLIKEKSLLLYEKASKYTEKQDIILADTKFEFGILDDKIILIDEALTPDSSRFWDKNKHAPGKSQESYDKQFVRDYLESIKWNKEPPIPELPAEIVDRTREKYLEAFRKITLKKDLT; encoded by the coding sequence GTGAACTCGGTAATTGAAACAAATTTACCTTCTTTGAAGGCTTATGCAAGAGGAAAAGTAAGAGACATTTATGACCTTGAAGACAAACTTTTAATAGTAGCTTCTGATAGAATCTCTGCATTTGATTTTGTACTGCCTACGCCTATTCCGGACAAAGGGAAAGTTCTTTCCCAGATTTCTAAATTCTGGTTTGAGTATTTTAGCGAAAGCGTACCCAATCATTATTTAAGCGATGACCTGCAGGCTTACCTCGGAAACGCTCTTTCAAAAGAGGAACTTGAACCTTTGAAGGGCCGCTCTATGATTGTAAAAAAAGCAAAAAGGCTAAATATTGAGTGTATTATCCGGGGCTATCTTTCCGGTTCAGCCTGGAAAGAATATAGAGAGACAGGAAAAGTTTGTGAAATTGACATAGGTAAAAACCTGAAAGAATCAGATAAGCTCAAAGAGCCGATATTTACACCTTCAATAAAATCGATGTCAGGCCATGACATTAATATAACGGAAGAACAGGTAGTAAACAATGAAGGCGCAGAAATTACGAAACTAATCAAAGAAAAAAGCCTCCTGCTTTATGAGAAAGCGTCCAAATATACTGAGAAGCAGGATATTATTCTTGCGGACACAAAGTTTGAATTTGGAATCCTGGATGACAAGATTATCCTTATAGATGAGGCTTTAACACCGGATTCATCCCGGTTTTGGGATAAAAACAAACACGCTCCCGGAAAATCCCAGGAAAGCTATGATAAACAATTTGTAAGGGATTACCTGGAATCCATCAAATGGAATAAAGAACCTCCGATTCCAGAACTGCCGGCCGAAATAGTTGACAGAACAAGAGAAAAATACCTGGAAGCATTTAGAAAAATAACCCTAAAAAAAGACCTGACTTAA
- the purM gene encoding phosphoribosylformylglycinamidine cyclo-ligase, whose amino-acid sequence MGVTYKKSGVNIDTANKFVENIKKIAPKIGGFSGLFPIDLKKYKNPQIVAATDGVGTKLKIANIAKKHDTVGIDLVAMNVNDIICCGAEPVLFLDYFATGKLKLSIAENVIKGIAEGCRQANCVLLGGETAEMPGFYSNDEYDLAGFAVGVVDKNKVIDGSRIKSGDVMIGLPSSGLHSNGFSLVRKTLSKAEQKKFAKVLLTPTKIYVREILAIVKKYPSIIKGMAHITGGGFYDNIIRVFPANTLGVIYKSRWQVPMIFRYIQQKGKIADKEIYRVLNMGIGMVLITTPADAKIVQKIIKNAIVIGEIFKGKKEIRVI is encoded by the coding sequence ATGGGAGTAACTTATAAAAAGTCAGGCGTAAATATTGATACAGCTAATAAGTTTGTAGAAAATATTAAGAAAATTGCCCCGAAAATAGGCGGTTTTTCAGGGCTCTTCCCTATAGATTTAAAAAAATACAAAAATCCTCAAATTGTGGCAGCAACAGACGGTGTCGGAACCAAACTAAAAATTGCCAATATAGCAAAGAAGCATGACACTGTAGGTATTGACCTTGTTGCTATGAATGTCAATGATATTATTTGTTGCGGGGCAGAGCCGGTATTGTTTCTTGACTATTTTGCTACGGGAAAACTTAAGCTTTCGATAGCTGAAAATGTAATTAAAGGTATTGCCGAAGGATGCCGGCAGGCAAATTGTGTGCTGCTTGGTGGTGAAACTGCGGAAATGCCGGGCTTTTACTCGAACGATGAATATGACCTGGCAGGTTTTGCAGTGGGTGTGGTGGATAAAAACAAGGTAATTGACGGTTCAAGGATAAAATCCGGAGATGTTATGATTGGGTTGCCTTCTTCCGGCCTGCATTCAAACGGATTTTCTCTTGTTCGTAAAACACTTTCAAAGGCTGAACAAAAAAAGTTTGCCAAAGTGCTTCTTACCCCGACTAAGATTTACGTGAGGGAAATACTCGCAATTGTTAAAAAGTATCCTTCTATTATAAAAGGCATGGCGCATATCACCGGCGGCGGGTTTTATGACAATATTATAAGAGTTTTTCCGGCCAATACTCTCGGGGTTATTTATAAAAGCCGCTGGCAGGTACCCATGATTTTCAGATATATTCAGCAAAAGGGCAAGATTGCAGACAAGGAAATTTATAGAGTGCTCAATATGGGAATCGGTATGGTGCTTATAACCACGCCTGCAGATGCAAAGATTGTCCAGAAAATAATAAAGAATGCAATCGTAATCGGCGAAATCTTCAAAGGTAAAAAAGAAATCAGGGTGATATAG
- the purD gene encoding phosphoribosylamine--glycine ligase produces the protein MASSKNVKKRVLVLGSGGREHALVWKISQSPKVEKIFCIPGNAGIAGIAECPPAGSIDLKDFKKLALFVKENNIDLTVVGSEAPLSAGISDFFQSEGLRVFGPNKKAAQLESSKVFSKKFMQKCGIPTADFQVFNKYDNAIKYIDKIKSDLQLKKYSIIKADGLCAGKGVVVAQDIAEVKDTIGKMMVGKIFGEAAKEIIIEERIEGEEASIMAFCDGKSVSIMMPSQDHKRIFENDKGPNTGGMGAYAPAPIATKRIIEKAKKEIFDNFLKGIKKEKIVFKGIIYAGIMITPDKEIKVLEFNVRFGDPETQCVLPLLETDLIDIIDAVIDGKLNKLRVKWEKKSCICVVLASQGYPGKYESGRRINGLEEIASLKDIAVFHAGTELNNGIAVSNGGRVLGITGWDKTLESAISKTYTAVKEIYFEGMQFRKDIGIKGLRTK, from the coding sequence ATGGCATCATCAAAAAACGTTAAAAAAAGAGTATTAGTGCTGGGTTCGGGCGGGAGGGAACACGCTCTTGTCTGGAAAATATCTCAGAGCCCTAAGGTAGAAAAAATATTCTGTATACCGGGAAATGCCGGTATTGCCGGTATCGCTGAATGTCCCCCTGCAGGGAGCATTGACCTGAAAGATTTTAAGAAATTAGCCCTATTTGTAAAAGAGAATAATATTGATTTAACGGTCGTAGGTTCTGAAGCGCCTTTGTCAGCCGGCATAAGTGATTTCTTCCAGAGCGAGGGCTTAAGAGTATTCGGCCCAAACAAAAAGGCCGCACAATTGGAATCTTCAAAAGTATTTTCCAAAAAATTCATGCAAAAATGCGGGATACCTACCGCAGATTTTCAGGTCTTCAACAAGTATGACAACGCAATAAAATATATCGACAAAATAAAATCTGATTTACAGCTTAAAAAGTATTCTATTATAAAAGCAGACGGGCTTTGCGCAGGCAAAGGCGTGGTGGTGGCGCAGGATATTGCAGAGGTAAAGGATACAATAGGAAAGATGATGGTGGGTAAAATATTCGGGGAAGCTGCCAAAGAAATTATAATAGAGGAAAGAATTGAAGGTGAAGAAGCTTCTATCATGGCTTTTTGCGACGGCAAGTCAGTATCCATTATGATGCCGTCCCAGGATCATAAAAGAATATTCGAAAATGACAAAGGGCCTAATACCGGAGGCATGGGCGCCTATGCGCCGGCGCCTATTGCAACAAAGAGAATCATTGAAAAAGCAAAAAAAGAGATATTTGATAATTTCCTGAAAGGCATTAAAAAAGAAAAAATTGTCTTTAAAGGTATAATTTATGCGGGCATCATGATTACCCCGGATAAGGAAATTAAGGTATTGGAATTCAATGTGCGTTTTGGCGATCCGGAAACCCAGTGCGTCCTTCCTCTGCTTGAAACAGACCTGATTGACATAATTGATGCCGTTATAGACGGAAAATTAAATAAATTAAGAGTAAAATGGGAAAAGAAAAGCTGTATATGTGTTGTGTTAGCTTCTCAGGGATATCCCGGGAAGTACGAGTCCGGAAGAAGGATAAACGGGCTTGAAGAAATTGCCTCTTTGAAGGATATAGCTGTTTTTCATGCAGGAACAGAATTGAATAATGGGATTGCTGTTTCAAACGGAGGCCGGGTGCTTGGTATAACCGGCTGGGACAAAACGCTTGAGTCAGCAATAAGTAAAACGTATACCGCTGTTAAAGAGATATATTTTGAAGGGATGCAATTTAGAAAAGATATAGGAATAAAAGGGTTAAGGACAAAATAA